The genomic DNA CTTCTGATGGAGACAAGACGACCGCAGCAGGTGAAAGGTCCTCTTCCGTCGGCATAACCGCGTCTGAATCAGATCTCTGGTCGTTCGCCGCTCCAACGGCCTTCTGTGGTCCATCAGATGGAGGGGCATCGGACTGCGCAGTCGAACGATCAATAGGAGCGGGTTTCAACAGACTGTGAATACCGAATGCGACCACCACTGCCCAGAGGGCCAGCCCGACAATAAATGTTCCCCGCGACATTCCACGGCGACTGGATTGCTCGATATCTGTTTGCACCCGGACAACTCCATTGAATGACCTGCTGTATCCCACAGGCGAGGTTCGATGACCATGCAAGTTTCGCGTCGAAGTATGATATCGCGTTGCGACACTCCTTGTTGCGGTTATCGTCGGGTTTCCTCGATCGCGAAACGTGCGTCTCGGCATCGAGAACACGTTTTCGGTCTGCCGTACGACGCTTCTGCGTGGTGAGAGAGGGGCGAAGACGACCCAAACCTCGTTCCACGCGAGTCGGGAATCCGCAGACGAAATTGGTGTGCTTACTAGTCAGGGACCTGGAGGAATCAACCGGACGCTTCGCAGATCGAGTAATGCTGAAATCGGTTTCTCGGGACAAGTCACGATGATCTGACGTCGACCACCATGAAGATCCAGTACTCCCACGGTCCACGAGCGGTACTCATCCCACGTCCCTGTACCGGGGATACGTGCTGACAGAAGCCTGGTCCCAGTGGAAAACTTGATCACGCCACCTGCCGTACCGTTGTCACACGCATAATCGACTTCCACTGTCCACTGACCGGATTTCGGAACATCGATTGTCCACACGGCATAGTCGTCGGTCGATGACCACCAGCCCAGGTTGCCGTATTTCTGTTCGAACACAAGGTTCGGCCCATGGATCTCCGCAGCGCTGGCGGGCAGAGTGATGCTGCCGTCAGCGTTGGGAGCAATGACTCGCGGTTCGTTGCCATCGAAGCGTTTCAATGTGGTACCGGAGGACTGCACGAATGCGATGACTTGTGCCAGGTCTTCGGCAGAGAGATCCTTTTCGAGTCCTTCCGGCATCAGCGATCTGTTACTGCAGATGAGTTCTTCCAGATCCGTGCGAGCCACGATCTGCTCTTTCCCGTCTGTACCCAGCAGAGTCACGCTGTTACCGGTTTCGTTCAGGAGCATACCACTGAATGTGCGTCCGTCCTGTGTGACCGCGGTGTAGCTGAGAAATTTGGCTTCGACCGCCTTATTGGGATCAAGGATGGCCGTCAGCAGGGCATCGGTAGAACGATCCTTCAACGCAGCCAAATCGGCTCCAATCTGCTTTCCAACATCGCCGATCCTGTGACACGCCGCACAACGCTTTTCAAAGACGGCCTGGCCTGCAGCCGCCTGAGATTTGAGATCTGAGATTTCCCACCTGAGATTTGAAATTTGTGATCGCAAGTCTTCGACCACTGAGCTGCGAGCCGTCGTCGAGGGCTGCCCCAGCACATTCGCCGCCTTGACACGAATATGATCGTCACGATGCGTCAGCAGTCGCTCTCGCACGACGGCGTCCAGATCCGACGGCGTGATCTGTTGTTGTTCCACCGCGCCAAGCAGCTGAAGCGTTTGCTCTCCATTCTCCAGCATAGCACTCACGACTCGGTTGCGAATCACAGGAGTCAGTTGTTTCCAGATCCTCAGCAGATGCTGTCGTCCAGTCGTCGATCCGGCGATTACGGACACGGCTGCCGCCTGAACTATGTTTGGCATGGTGGGCCGCAGCAGTTCCATCAGTTTCTCCAGCAACTCGTCCTCCGCGCCGCCGGAAGATGCGAGAAACTGAAGCGCAGCCGCTCGCACAGCGGGATCCTTGTCCTCGGAGAAAGCCACCTTCGTTGCTCGCTCACGCACACCCGGAACAGACAGTTTCAGACGTGCCGGGACATTGGTTCCCAGTGATCGACTGGCCGCCGACCATGAATCGGCAGCTGCAGTCCAAGACGCAGCAGAAGATGTTTCTGAAAGCTTTTGCAGCAACAGAGTAATGATGTCACCCGCCACGTCCGGCTTCTTCATAGACACCGCCTGTGATGCCAGTTGCCAAAGCAGGTGATCAGCCGAATGGCTTTCCTGCTGTGCCATCACGCCTTCAACCACCTGTCGGATATTTTGTGGAGACAGCGATGTTCGAATCGCATCTGACTCATCCTTCGGGATCTCAGAACGAAGCATAAGTTTCACCAGAAACTGCGCCGCAGCGGGATGCGGAGATGCTCCAAGCGACAAAGCCAGTTGTTGCCGGACGGAGGCCGACGGATCTTGTGTCAGCTTTTCGAACGTTGGAGGAATGTTTCGTTGTGGATCACCAATCCACGGTTCAAGTAATTCCACCGCCGCTCGCCGAACTTCCGGCTGTTCATCCAGCAGCGCATTGGCGAACAACGACGCGTTAAAGTCCGGACGATCTCCCACCTGCGACAACGTCCACATCGCCTGAACTCGCACTGCCGGATTCTTATGCATCATCATCGTCTCAATCAGCTGATCTACCGCAAAGTCTTCTCGACGATGATGCAACAGCAATCGTTGAGCTGTGTCTCGCCACCAGCCGTTTGCACTGGCAAGACGTTCGGCGAGAGTTTCCGGTGGTACGGCCGAGGCGGGTTTCTGGTACCAGTCGTGTTGCCTGCCTGCCGCCGGGGTGTTCTGCCGTTCATTGCTCACGACCCGATAGATCCGGCCCATGGCGTTGCCAGCGTACAGGTCCAGCTTGCGCTGGTATTCGGCGGGAATCCATTGCGGATGTTCGATGACCTGGCGGTACATGTCGGCGATGTAGAGGGCTCCGTCCGGGCCGGTGCGAACCATCACCGGGCGACTCCAGTTGTCGGCGCTCGCCAGAAATTCCGACTGCTGTTCGTCTTCCGCTCGACGCCCTTTAAATGTGACTCCGTCGCGTTCGAGCACCAGACGCGACACCAGATTATGAACGGGTTCGCAGGTGAAGGCATTGCCGTAGAATTCTTCTCCCAGCAGGTGGTCCCGGTAAATTGACGTACTGCACGCAGAGGTAAAACGATTGGCAGCATGGAAGTCGTTAAACCGAGAGAGCGTTGCACTGCTGGGAAACACCGGAGCCGCACCGGGGATTTCGGCGACCTGAGCCTTCGTTTCCAAACCCGTTGCGAACGGGTTGCGTTTGAGGTAACGTTCTTCGAGCACATAATGCCAGATCGGATTGCTGTTATTATTGCCAAACCAGTTGCCAAAGTCGTCGCGTTCACGACCGAACTGGGTCTGTCCGCTCAGCGTTTCGACAGCTCCACTGTCGGGATGAATGCGGATGTCGCGGCCGCGGATGCTGATCTGCCGAACGGGAAGTTCGGATGCCCGGTTGTCGACCGTGTGGACTGCTCGAACATCTCCGCCGCTGTCGCCATTGGCCAGGTACAGCCAGCCGTCCAGCCCCCAACGCATTCCGTTGACGCGATGCTGCTGATTGCCTTCCACAAATCCGGTGTAAAGAACTGTCCGGGTGTCCGCGACGAAATCGCCGTCTGTGTCTTCGGCATAGATGATGTCGGGAGCACACGTAATCAGCCAGCCGCTTCTCCAGGGATGAAGACCACTGGGAAAGCTCAGCCCGTCAAGAAACGTTGTCGCCTTGTCGTAACGCCCGTCATGGTCGATGTCTTCAAGGACACGAACGCGCCCGGTGTTTTCCTCGTTGGAAGGATACCCGCCCATTTCAACGACCCACAGACGACCATTGACGTCCCAATCGAAGGCGACCGGATCGGCGATCAGCGGTTCGGCAGCAACAAGTTCTACTTTCAGGCCGGGGCGGATGGTGATGGCAGCGAGACTTTCCTCAGGCGATTTCGGTGCAGGAAAGTCGGCTCGCAGTTGTTCCGAATAGAATTCGTGAGGCAACAGCTTTTGAACCGTGTCGCAGATCACGTCCTCGGCTTCGGGAGCCAGTCGAGTCGGACGGCGATAATACCTCATCGAAGAATCCGCTTCGTAACCACCTTCGCGCAGAATGCGTTTGCTCGCGATGTAACACGGTACGTCGTTGCTGTAGGCGTTGATCCACAATCGATCGCCATCGAACATGTCGTTCATGCGGATCGAATAATCAACAACGACTTCACCACCCAGAAACACCATCGCCAGGTCATTGCCGAAGCACCACGTTTGCACGGGGTAGTCGGGCACGGTGGTTGGGATGCTTTCGCCGTCGTCCAGCATCTTCAGAAAGTAGCGGGCGCGTGAACCTTCGACGCCGGGATCTTCCTTCAGTGCTTCGAGGTCTTCCCGGGACGGTACCGGCCCGAGCGGCAGATCAACCTTCAGCATGTTGCAGCTGATGGTTGGGTCGATGCGGGAAAGTTCACGGCTCAGCAAGCGTTTCACTTCATCCGCCACCGTGCGACCGTGCTGCTGAGCCTGTTCGTGAGTGCCCCGGGGAGACGGGTTCGCATCGGCTCCGCAGCCAATGGCGATCAGAGCGACTGCGTTTTCGTTTCCGGACTCATGCAGGTCGGCTTCGATCATGTCTGCGGCGAATCCGGGCCAGTCCCCACTGATCTGGTTGAACGAACCGGTCTCGGTCGTTGCGTGACACGCATAATTCGCGAGTACCGCGATCAGCTTTCCAGCTTCGTCATGTGCGGCCAGCAACGGAAAGCGTTTGTCCGTTGGCCCATCGGGCACTTCACCGAAGCCGGTCCACTGTCCGTTATTTAGAACTCGCCGGTTCATTGCGAACCCCAGTTCTCCGAACGCAAGCGACAGATGTCCCGGTCGGCGCGCTTTGATCGCCTGATCCGCAACATCAACAAGCTGGTCGATCAGTTTTGCTTCGTACTGCTTCAGGTGTTCCGCGTGATCCTCGGGAATCTCGGCGAAGATATTGGGAGCGAAATCTCGCAGCCATGGACCGGAATGGGTGTGCGTGGAACTGATGGCAAATCGTTCGCGCGGGATGTTGTATTTGGCTGCAACCTTCTCGAACACACTGTCGGTCACTGATGCCGGAACGCCGCAGTTATCGACGGTGATGAGGACGGCGAGAGGCCGTTCAATGTCAATTTCCCCGCGATTCAGTCCCGAAGGGACGGCAGCCTGTAGCCCGGGGCGGAAGCCCGGGGTATTGGTGTTTGATGATGACTCCAGCCCGGAAGGGGCGGCAGCGACTTCACAACAGGATTCGTTGGCCGGATTCTCGTTCTGTCGCCCGTTCGGGGCTTTCGCGTTTGTGGCAATCACGTTCCCCTGACTGACGCCGGGGGCTACAGGCTGTTGCCGCTTTGCGGCTGAATCCGGGGCGGTTTTCGATGTCGTCTTTGTGGGCGATGCTGGGACGTTGTTGGGTGTGCCATCTGCGGGGCTCGTCACGCGGAGCGTGACGGCGACGTTGGGGCTGGGACCGCCAATCGCCAGGGCTCGAGCATGAATGCGGACCGCAGCACCTTCGGATTCGGTCATGCGATTGCCGTACCCGGTGAGACGCACCGGGTGGTCAGGCGTAATGTCGAGAACGGCGGCACCGATGGGCACAGGTGTGAGATTCTGGCGAGCGTCTCGTTTCGCGACGGCTTTCTTCAGGCCGTCGAAGGAAACACGTTGAATCAAATCCGGCAGATGGGCAGTGTCTTCATTCATCCAGCAAACGTGATTGTCGCGAACGAAGACACCGTTATGGCTTCCATCATCGCGACGCAGCGGGAGCACTGACCTGGAAAGTTCGGCCTGAAGTGCATTTTGAACGGCGTCGGGAAGCGATGCGATGTCAGTGCCAGCGGCGTTCCCCGTCCGATAATCACGCTGAGTGGCCCTTTCCACGACCTCATCATCGGCGTCTCGCAGCGCCGTATTTCCGAATGCAGCGTTCAAGCGTTCCGCTGCCTCCCGGAAGTTCAGGAACTTCACTTTCTTCCCGTGCTTCGCCACGGCGTAGTCGATGAAGGCGTTGACCTGTTCGGCGGTGATCCAGCCATGCGGATGGAAGACCAGATTGAACGTGCCCTTCTTCAGCACGCAGATGTCGAGGTAGGCTTTCCAGTCTTCGATGGTCTTTGGATTGTTGACTCCGTGCAGGTGTTGAGCCGACCAGTCGCTGGGAGCCACGCACGGGAACTGCCAGCACGTGTTGTTGATCACGTATGGATACGGGTAGTTGGTGATGTAGTTCACAAAGTTATTGTGAACCGTTTCGCCGCGTTTGAGCCCTTTGACTTTGTACTTCCAGAAGCGTTCGGTGCCGTCGTCGTCCAGCACGAGTTCGCGCGGGATCGTTTCGTCGTCAGACGTGAAGAAGTTCATCACGGACGAATCGATCTGCAGAAAGTGGCCGCCTTCCGTCGTGCCCGGGAAGATTTCGGAAAAGAACCTGGGGCTGACCGTGTTCAGTGAATCGCAGCATGGCGTGCGAAAGGCAACCGGCTTGTTGCCCGGGATTTCGTTCAGCAGATCGATGCAGCGATCGTAGGTCGATTTGGCTTTGGCGAAGTCGCCGCCCTGAAGAAGAGGGCACGGGTGATCGACCGTGTGGCATTCAATGCTCAGCCCTTCTTCAAGCCAGCTTTGTAGCTGTGGGTCATCGGGCTTCACGCTGCATGTCATAATGCTGACGGGTGCCCGTCCGTCAATCTGTTTCAATCGGTTGAGGATGGGTCGGAGGTACTGTTCGTACTTCGCGGTGTCTCGCATGTCGTCAATGGCAAGCACCACGACACACTCAACGCCGTCGTCCCCAACCCATTGCGGAGTGGTCAGCTTTGGGAAATTCTTGTCGGGGTACCATGGGTTGCTTTGGTGCAGGTATGACAGCTCGGGGCCCCGGGAAACCGCCACTGACTCTTCCGCATCGAAATTGCATTCGCAGGGAGTCCCTGGACCTGCGGCGGCACAGGCCAGTTCAACAAGTGAAGCCGCTACCAGCAGACAGACGAAGGAGGGCAACGAAGCACGCATCTGAAAGTCTCCCGGAGATCAGTTCAGGATCAGAAATCGGGCTGTGAATCAGCTAATCAACAAACAGAAATTCGCTCAAATTGAAGAGCATTCGCGTCAGGTTTACCACGCCGTGCTCTTCCGCATATCCGACCATGAGCAACTGTTCCTGCTGCGATGGTCGGCGACCTGTGACCCGTTGAAACGCGATACCGACCTGAGTCGCAACGTCACCAGATTCTTCGGTGAGGGCATCGGCAAAGTGTCTGGCCATGACCAGATTGAATCGATTGTTCAGCAACGACAACGCCTGAAGCGATGTAATTGTCTCGTTGCGACGTGGCGTGCTTTGAGAGGAATCTGCGCAATCAAGCGTTGTCATGAATGGATTTGGCTGCGATCGCACAACGAACCGATAGATGGACCGGCGATGTGACGCTGGCGTGTCCGGATCAAAGTGAGCGTATTCGTAATGCGGCGAATGTTCGGGCTTCTCGAGCTCAAACAGATAGTAGCCCGGACCACCCATCGTCAGATCAAGCCGGCTACTCACCATCAGGATAGAATCGCGGACTTCTTCCGCAGACAACTTTCTTCGATTCATCCGCCAAAGCAGACGATTGTCTGCGTCGATGGAATTGCACTCGGAACGATCCAGCGAAGCCTGACGATACGTTTCGCTGGAAATGATCAATCGATGCAGCTGCTTGATGGACTGACCATTCTGCAGGAACCAGACCGTAAGCCAGTCCAGCAATTCCGGATGAGTCGGCAATTGCCCCATGCGGCCGAAGTCGTTTGGCGAATCCACGATTCCCCGACCAAAATGGTGCTGCCAGACACGATTGACGATCGATCGCCAGGTAAGTGGATGCTTGTCGGAAGTCACCCACCGCGCTAACGCAGCTCTTCGATCCGCTTCCGAATGCGACTCTGGCAATTCGAAGAGGGTGATATCATTACCGGACAAGGGTATCGTTCCTGGCGCGGCTATTTCCCGCGGTTGCGTTTCGTTGCCTCGATGCAGCACACGAATCGATCTTGGAATACCTCCCGTTGATTTGAAGTTTCCTTGTGGAGCAAAGTTTGTTGCGGCGGCGTATACCATTCTGCCAACGGGCAATTTCGCGAGCCGCTCTTTGAGGTTTGCCTGTTCTGTTGTCAATTGCATTCGTTTTGCAATTCGTTCCGGTGTATCCAGACTTGCTCGAACCGCGGCAAGATTCTTACGTGCCTGGTTCAATTCACGACTTGCCCCGGCGGCTGCAGGTTGAGGCCAGATGCCATCGGTCAGGTTCGATTGTCGCCATCGCGGCCCTGCTTCGATCGAATCGAGTGCCGTCACCGAACACCCGCTCGCGATGTTGCTCCCGGATTCATCCAGCGTCTGAACTTCGGACAATGCCAGAATGTAGTCGCCTCGACGTTCGGCAAGTTTTGTCGCTGTCACACGCAAATACCTGGCGATAACCGGTTGAGGTAAGGTGATTGATACTGCTTCAAGGGCAGGATTCAGGTAGTCGGTTCCGTGAGTGTCGAAGATGATGGATTGTCCTGGCGGCGAATCCGGATGAATGCCTCCGGAAGACGCATTATTTCTCTGCTGGCTGGTTTGCAGGACCACCTGAAACTGCCGCGGAAAACCAAACCCCGCACCGATGCCTCCGAAGTCATCGTGACACGGATTTAAGACAACTTCGCGGATCGCTCTGTCGGATCCCAGGTCAATTTCCACCCACTTCACCACATCCGAGCGGGGGGCGATTTGGCTGTGATAGCCGAATTCCGGTTTCTTGTCGTGTGGTTCTGCCAGCGGGGTCAGCCTGGCGACATCAGCCTCCGCAAGCTTCAACAGATCTCCACCTTCGGTTTCGATCTCTCTTTTCAGTTCTTCCAGAGCTTCTTTCACTCGAAGCTGCTCACTGGTCAAACGACGGCGTTCTTCCTCTGTTTCAGGGTCAGTGTCGAATGGTCGTTCCGAACGATCCACTGCGGCAAAAACCGACTGCAGATCGTAGTAATGCTTCTGTGTGAACGGATCGAATTTGTGGTTGTGACATCGCGCGCACTGGATGGTAACACTGCAGAAAGAATTCATGACATTGCTGACCATGTCGTCTCGGTCAAGATTTCGAGCCACCATACCATCAATTTTCGATTCCGGAACTTCAACGTGACCGATGAAATCCCACGGGCCGGCCGCAATAAAGCCCAACCCAAGAATGCCGTCGGGTTCTCCGGGAAACAGTACATCCCCGGCAATCTGTTCCTGAACGAAACGTCCGTACGGCTTATCTTCGTTAAAGCTTCGAATAACGTAGTCGCGATAGGGCCATGCATTCGGACGGAGCTTATCTTTGTCGTAGCCGCAGGTATCGGCATACTTCACGACATCCAGCCAGTGGCGTCCCCATCGTTCCCCGTAGCGAGGAGAATTCAGGAGACGCTCTGTCAGGCGATCCCACGCGTCCGCTCCTTTATCCTGTTCGAAAGCTTCGATTTCAGCCGGAGTAGGGGGCAACCCGGTCAGGTCGTACGACAGCCGCCGAATGAGCGTTCTTCTGTCGGCAGGAGCCGATGGAGTTAATCCTTTCTCAACGAGACGCTTTTGAATGAACGCATCAATAGGATGCACCGGAGGCGAGCTCGTTCCGGGAGGAACCGCCGGGGACTTCAAGGGGCGAAGCGACCACCAGTTGAAGTCTTCCACAACGGGTTCTGTCAGACGAACCGTATCCGGAAAAGGAGCTCCGGCAGCGATCCACTTACGTAGCCATTCCACTTCTTCATTCGTCAGTGCAGAGCCCGTTTTGGGCATCGACGGAGGAGAATCGCCTTCCGGCTGCACGACCGACATCAGATGACTGTTTTCAACAGAACCCGGCTCAACATAGCCGCTGTCGAATAATTCTCTGGCCGTCTGAAGACTAAATTCCCCAGCGGCTTCATCGCTGCTGTGGCAACGCAGACAGTGTTTCGAAAGAACGTCCAGCGCGCGATGCTGAAGGCCGGAATGGGCCTCATCCTGTCCAAACGCCCCTGACAGGCTGCAAATTCCGGGAATGATCAGCAGCCAGGCACACCATTTGAAGTGGAGTCTCCGGAGGCAGCTCTGAAGGCTTCTAAATACTGGAATCATCGTCATCATCAGTCTCTTCTATGTCCCGGTCGTTGGCTTCATCCATGGCAAGCAGTTCGGCCGGCAAGTCACGATTGTCAAGCGGACGCCATCGAAGTACAT from Planctomycetaceae bacterium includes the following:
- a CDS encoding SCO family protein, which codes for MQTDIEQSSRRGMSRGTFIVGLALWAVVVAFGIHSLLKPAPIDRSTAQSDAPPSDGPQKAVGAANDQRSDSDAVMPTEEDLSPAAVVLSPSEDSIRIGFPTRELPDFSFDECMGGKLSRDDLRGKPWVASFVFTRCITTCPVISRHVMELQKKVSKVNTDVVS
- a CDS encoding neutral/alkaline non-lysosomal ceramidase N-terminal domain-containing protein, with amino-acid sequence MRASLPSFVCLLVAASLVELACAAAGPGTPCECNFDAEESVAVSRGPELSYLHQSNPWYPDKNFPKLTTPQWVGDDGVECVVVLAIDDMRDTAKYEQYLRPILNRLKQIDGRAPVSIMTCSVKPDDPQLQSWLEEGLSIECHTVDHPCPLLQGGDFAKAKSTYDRCIDLLNEIPGNKPVAFRTPCCDSLNTVSPRFFSEIFPGTTEGGHFLQIDSSVMNFFTSDDETIPRELVLDDDGTERFWKYKVKGLKRGETVHNNFVNYITNYPYPYVINNTCWQFPCVAPSDWSAQHLHGVNNPKTIEDWKAYLDICVLKKGTFNLVFHPHGWITAEQVNAFIDYAVAKHGKKVKFLNFREAAERLNAAFGNTALRDADDEVVERATQRDYRTGNAAGTDIASLPDAVQNALQAELSRSVLPLRRDDGSHNGVFVRDNHVCWMNEDTAHLPDLIQRVSFDGLKKAVAKRDARQNLTPVPIGAAVLDITPDHPVRLTGYGNRMTESEGAAVRIHARALAIGGPSPNVAVTLRVTSPADGTPNNVPASPTKTTSKTAPDSAAKRQQPVAPGVSQGNVIATNAKAPNGRQNENPANESCCEVAAAPSGLESSSNTNTPGFRPGLQAAVPSGLNRGEIDIERPLAVLITVDNCGVPASVTDSVFEKVAAKYNIPRERFAISSTHTHSGPWLRDFAPNIFAEIPEDHAEHLKQYEAKLIDQLVDVADQAIKARRPGHLSLAFGELGFAMNRRVLNNGQWTGFGEVPDGPTDKRFPLLAAHDEAGKLIAVLANYACHATTETGSFNQISGDWPGFAADMIEADLHESGNENAVALIAIGCGADANPSPRGTHEQAQQHGRTVADEVKRLLSRELSRIDPTISCNMLKVDLPLGPVPSREDLEALKEDPGVEGSRARYFLKMLDDGESIPTTVPDYPVQTWCFGNDLAMVFLGGEVVVDYSIRMNDMFDGDRLWINAYSNDVPCYIASKRILREGGYEADSSMRYYRRPTRLAPEAEDVICDTVQKLLPHEFYSEQLRADFPAPKSPEESLAAITIRPGLKVELVAAEPLIADPVAFDWDVNGRLWVVEMGGYPSNEENTGRVRVLEDIDHDGRYDKATTFLDGLSFPSGLHPWRSGWLITCAPDIIYAEDTDGDFVADTRTVLYTGFVEGNQQHRVNGMRWGLDGWLYLANGDSGGDVRAVHTVDNRASELPVRQISIRGRDIRIHPDSGAVETLSGQTQFGRERDDFGNWFGNNNSNPIWHYVLEERYLKRNPFATGLETKAQVAEIPGAAPVFPSSATLSRFNDFHAANRFTSACSTSIYRDHLLGEEFYGNAFTCEPVHNLVSRLVLERDGVTFKGRRAEDEQQSEFLASADNWSRPVMVRTGPDGALYIADMYRQVIEHPQWIPAEYQRKLDLYAGNAMGRIYRVVSNERQNTPAAGRQHDWYQKPASAVPPETLAERLASANGWWRDTAQRLLLHHRREDFAVDQLIETMMMHKNPAVRVQAMWTLSQVGDRPDFNASLFANALLDEQPEVRRAAVELLEPWIGDPQRNIPPTFEKLTQDPSASVRQQLALSLGASPHPAAAQFLVKLMLRSEIPKDESDAIRTSLSPQNIRQVVEGVMAQQESHSADHLLWQLASQAVSMKKPDVAGDIITLLLQKLSETSSAASWTAAADSWSAASRSLGTNVPARLKLSVPGVRERATKVAFSEDKDPAVRAAALQFLASSGGAEDELLEKLMELLRPTMPNIVQAAAVSVIAGSTTGRQHLLRIWKQLTPVIRNRVVSAMLENGEQTLQLLGAVEQQQITPSDLDAVVRERLLTHRDDHIRVKAANVLGQPSTTARSSVVEDLRSQISNLRWEISDLKSQAAAGQAVFEKRCAACHRIGDVGKQIGADLAALKDRSTDALLTAILDPNKAVEAKFLSYTAVTQDGRTFSGMLLNETGNSVTLLGTDGKEQIVARTDLEELICSNRSLMPEGLEKDLSAEDLAQVIAFVQSSGTTLKRFDGNEPRVIAPNADGSITLPASAAEIHGPNLVFEQKYGNLGWWSSTDDYAVWTIDVPKSGQWTVEVDYACDNGTAGGVIKFSTGTRLLSARIPGTGTWDEYRSWTVGVLDLHGGRRQIIVTCPEKPISALLDLRSVRLIPPGP
- a CDS encoding DUF1553 domain-containing protein; the encoded protein is MTMIPVFRSLQSCLRRLHFKWCAWLLIIPGICSLSGAFGQDEAHSGLQHRALDVLSKHCLRCHSSDEAAGEFSLQTARELFDSGYVEPGSVENSHLMSVVQPEGDSPPSMPKTGSALTNEEVEWLRKWIAAGAPFPDTVRLTEPVVEDFNWWSLRPLKSPAVPPGTSSPPVHPIDAFIQKRLVEKGLTPSAPADRRTLIRRLSYDLTGLPPTPAEIEAFEQDKGADAWDRLTERLLNSPRYGERWGRHWLDVVKYADTCGYDKDKLRPNAWPYRDYVIRSFNEDKPYGRFVQEQIAGDVLFPGEPDGILGLGFIAAGPWDFIGHVEVPESKIDGMVARNLDRDDMVSNVMNSFCSVTIQCARCHNHKFDPFTQKHYYDLQSVFAAVDRSERPFDTDPETEEERRRLTSEQLRVKEALEELKREIETEGGDLLKLAEADVARLTPLAEPHDKKPEFGYHSQIAPRSDVVKWVEIDLGSDRAIREVVLNPCHDDFGGIGAGFGFPRQFQVVLQTSQQRNNASSGGIHPDSPPGQSIIFDTHGTDYLNPALEAVSITLPQPVIARYLRVTATKLAERRGDYILALSEVQTLDESGSNIASGCSVTALDSIEAGPRWRQSNLTDGIWPQPAAAGASRELNQARKNLAAVRASLDTPERIAKRMQLTTEQANLKERLAKLPVGRMVYAAATNFAPQGNFKSTGGIPRSIRVLHRGNETQPREIAAPGTIPLSGNDITLFELPESHSEADRRAALARWVTSDKHPLTWRSIVNRVWQHHFGRGIVDSPNDFGRMGQLPTHPELLDWLTVWFLQNGQSIKQLHRLIISSETYRQASLDRSECNSIDADNRLLWRMNRRKLSAEEVRDSILMVSSRLDLTMGGPGYYLFELEKPEHSPHYEYAHFDPDTPASHRRSIYRFVVRSQPNPFMTTLDCADSSQSTPRRNETITSLQALSLLNNRFNLVMARHFADALTEESGDVATQVGIAFQRVTGRRPSQQEQLLMVGYAEEHGVVNLTRMLFNLSEFLFVD